A genomic stretch from Carassius auratus strain Wakin chromosome 37, ASM336829v1, whole genome shotgun sequence includes:
- the LOC113056295 gene encoding arginase-1-like produces the protein MKSFSGSRAALHLLRRDLHHHHHHHCVGIIGAPFSKGQQRDGVQRGADLIRAAGLVQKLIGEGCVVKDYGNLTFEEFPNDEPVGRLKTPRAVGRANELLAGAVQKVKSHGNTCVMLGGDHSLAIGSIFGHAASRHDLSVLWVDAHADINTPSSTSTGNIHGQPLSFLIHELHSKIPIIPNFSWLKPCVAAKDVVYIGLRDVDPGEHYILKDLGIKAFSMTEVDRLGIAKVMEQTCDHMFSKVKKPIHLSFDIDALDPSVSPATGTPRAGGLTYREGIYITEHICQTGLLSAVDMVEVNPKQGKTEGEIKSTVNAAVDLLLGCFGRVRGGSHDPDYKMPNP, from the exons ATGAAGAGCTTCAGCGGATCACGAGCCGCTCTTCACTTACTCAGAAGAGacctgcatcatcatcatcatcatcactgtgtGGGGATAATAGGTGCACCTTTCTCTAAAGGACAG CAGAGAGATGGTGTGCAGAGAGGAGCGGACCTCATTCGAGCTGCTGGATTGGTGCAGAAACTTATAGGGGAAG GTTGTGTAGTGAAGGATTATGGGAATCTGACTTTTGAGGAGTTTCCCAATGACGAGCCAGTTGGCAGGCTGAAGACTCCGAGAGCAGTCGGCCGTGCCAATGAGCTGCTCGCAGGAGCTGTGCAGAAGGTCAAGAGCCACGGAAACACTTGTGTGATGCTGGGAGGAGATCACAG CTTGGCGATTGGCTCGATCTTTGGTCATGCCGCCTCAAGACATGATTTGAGTGTTTTATGGGTGGATGCACATGCAGACATCAACACACCTTCATCCACGTCAACGGGAAACATTCACGGCCAGCCACTGTCGTTCCTCATCCATGAACTGCACTCAAAG ATTCCCATAATTCCAAATTTTTCATGGTTAAAACCTTGTGTAGCAGCGAAGGACGTCGTCTACATTGGGCTCAGAGATGTGGACCCGGGAGAACA TTATATCCTGAAGGACCTTGGAATCAAAGCCTTCTCCATGACAGAAGTTGATCGGCTTGGAATTGCAAAAGTCATGGAGCAGACATGCGATCACATGTTTTCAAA GGTGAAAAAACCCATCCACCTCAGTTTTGACATTGATGCGCTGGACCCATCAGTGTCACCTGCAACAGGCACACCTAGAGCGGGAGGACTGACCTACAGAGAGGGCATTTACATCACTGAacacatctgtcagacag GACTTCTCTCTGCTGTAGACATGGTGGAAGTGAACCCAAAACAGGGCAAAACAGAAGGCGAAATTAAATCAACAGTAAATGCTGCTGTGGATCTGTTATTGGGCTGCTTCGGAAGGGTCCGTGGGGGGTCTCATGATCCAGATTACAAAATGCCAAATCCATAA
- the p4ha1a gene encoding prolyl 4-hydroxylase subunit alpha-1a, protein MGVRSVCCILLVSLIKSSSAHSDVFTSIGHMTDLLFTEKDLVTSLKEYIRAEESKLEQVKQWAKKLDAVTATATQDPEGFLGHPVNAFKLMKRLNTEWGEVEDLVLKDMSDGFISNLTIQRQYFPNDEDQTGAAKALLRLQDTYQLDTQTISSGDLPGVTTSSLFQSTLTVEDCFELGKIAYSEADYYHTELWMAQALKQLDEGEDTSVDVVSVLDYLSYSVYQQGELERALEHTKRLLSVDPEHQRALGNLKYFDYQLAKQKKAEKEQSAKEESKKEQEKTVGKGEFPEKGNYEQLCRGQGVRMTPRRQSRLFCRYYDSNRHPFYMIGPVKQEDEWDRPRIIRYHDIITEKEMEKVKELAKPRLMRATVHDPQTGKLTTAQYRVSKSAWLVAHEHPVVDRINQRIEDITGLDVKTAEELQVANYGVGGQYEPHFDFGRKDEPDAFKALGTGNRIATWLFYMSDVAAGGATVFPEVGAAVKPMKGTAVFWYNLFSSGEGDYSTRHAACPVLLGNKWVSNKWIHERGQEFRRPCGLKETD, encoded by the exons ATGGGAGTTAGGAGTGTGTGCTGTATTTTACTCGTCTCTCTGATAAAGTCTTCCTCTGCTCACAGTGACGTCTTCACATCCATTG GTCACATGACAGATTTGCTGTTCACAGAAAAAGACCTTGTGACGTCATTGAAAGAGTACATCAGAGCAGAGGAGAGCAAACTGGAGCAAGTGAAACA gtgGGCTAAGAAGCTGGATGCTGTAACAGCCACAGCCACGCAAGACCCAGAGGGGTTTTTGGGTCACCCTGTCAATGCCTTTAAACTCATGAAGAGACTAAACACGGAGTGGGGTGAAGTGGAAGACCTTGTGCTCAAGGACATGTCTGACG GCTTTATCTCAAACCTGACCATTCAGCGTCAGTATTTCCCCAATGATGAAGACCAGACCGGTGCAGCCAAAGCTCTCCTCCGACTGCAGGACACCTATCAACTGGACACACAGACCATCTCCTCTGGAGACCTGCCCG GTGTTACTACAAGCTCGCTGTTTCAAAGCACCCTGACGGTAGAGGATTGTTTTGAGCTGGGAAAAATCGCTTACTCTGAAGCAGACTACTACCACACAGAATTATGGATGGCCCAGGCACTCAAGCAACTGGATGAAGGAGAAGACACCAGTGTTGATGTTGTGAGTGTGCTGGACTACCTCAGCTACTCAGTCTACCAGCAGGGGGAGCTGGAGAGAGCTCTGGAACATACCAAGAGACTGCTGAGTGTGG ATCCTGAGCACCAGCGAGCTCTTGGGAACCTAAAGTATTTTGACTATCAGCTAGCCAAACAGAAGAAGGCTGAGAAGGAGCAGAGTGCCAAGGAAGAGAGCAAGAAAGAACAGGAAAAGACGGTTGGGAAAGGGGAATTCCCTGAAAAGGGGAATTACGAACAGTTATGTAGAGGACAAGGAGTCAGAATG ACTCCTCGCAGACAGAGCCGTTTGTTCTGCCGTTACTATGACAGTAACAGACATCCTTTTTACATGATTGGCCCGGTGAAACAAGAGGATGAATGGGACCGTCCACGTATTATCCGTTATCATGATATTATAACAGAAAAAGAAATGGAGAAGGTCAAGGAGTTGGCCAAACCGAGG CTCATGCGTGCCACCGTGCATGACCCTCAAACTGGCAAACTCACCACCGCCCAGTACAGAGTCTCTAAGAG TGCATGGTTGGTGGCCCATGAGCATCCGGTTGTGGATCGCATAAACCAGCGCATAGAAGACATCACAGGCCTCGATGTCAAAACAGCAGAAGAACTACAG GTGGCAAATTACGGTGTTGGTGGACAATATGAGCCCCATTTTGATTTTGGACGG AAAGATGAACCAGATGCCTTTAAAGCGCTGGGCACTGGGAATCGAATAGCAACCTGGCTCTTCTAT ATGAGTGATGTAGCTGCAGGGGGTGCCACAGTCTTTCCAGAAGTCGGAGCTGCGGTAAAGCCAATGAAG GGTACAGCAGTATTCTGGTATAATCTGTTTTCCAGTGGAGAGGGAGATTACAGCACGAGACACGCAGCTTGTCCAGTACTGCTGGGTAACAAGTGGG TGTCAAATAAATGGATCCATGAAAGAGGTCAGGAATTCAGGAGACCATGCGGCCTGAAAGAGACAGATTGA